A window of Panicum virgatum strain AP13 chromosome 8K, P.virgatum_v5, whole genome shotgun sequence contains these coding sequences:
- the LOC120643444 gene encoding protein Rf1, mitochondrial-like, with the protein MGTAMASPLQLPSLSACVPPRLAASVRADLEARQMKGQRAVGMSRRRVRDRCLELERVITGRFHSGSLGLDDAVKLFHKLLQVARPASISALNHILTVVSRAQGRGSALLVSLFNQIRMVRASPNKVAVAPDLHTYSIIIYTFSTMGCLHLSFAAFGLVIKTGFRVDDIVISQLIKGLCDSKRVSEAMDVLLRRMPEFGCTPDVFSYTQVLKAL; encoded by the coding sequence ATGGGCACAGCCATGGCGTCGCCTCTGCAACTCCCATCTCTTTCTGCATGCGTTcctcctcgcctcgccgcctctGTTCGAGCCGACCTGGAGGCGAGGCAGATGAAGGGCCAGCGCGCCGTCGGCATGTCCCGTCGCCGCGTGCGCGACCGATGCTTGGAACTGGAGCGTGTCATCACCGGCCGCTTCCACTCAGGAAGCCTCGGCCTCGATGACGCCGTCAAGCTGTTCCACAAATTGCTCCAGGTCGCCAGGCCTGCCTCGATTAGCGCCTTGAATCATATCCTCACGGTCGTCTCTCGCGCTCAGGGAAGGGGCTCTGCGCTCCTCGTCTCCCTCTTCAACCAGATCCGGATGGTCCGTGCCTCCCCAAACAAGGTAGCTGTAGCTCCCGACCTGCACACCTACAGCATCATCATCTACACCTTCTCTACCATGGGCTGCCTTCATCTCAGCTTCGCCGCCTTTGGTCTCGTCATTAAGACGGGTTTTAGGGTGGATGACATAGTCATCAGTCAGCTTATCAAAGGTCTCTGTGACAGCAAGAGGGTGAGTGAGGCAATGGATGTATTGCTCCGACGAATGCCTGAGTTTGGTTGCACGCCTGATGTATTTTCATACACCCAAGTTCTAAAGGCTTTATGA
- the LOC120643438 gene encoding BTB/POZ domain-containing protein At3g08570-like, with translation MGMGSDSAAFPFSTTTTSPRFCNPISHRRIFSDVAEDLTVSVDGQSFLLHKFPLVSRCGRVRKMVVDSKDPDLLKLELVNVPGGAFAFELAAKFCYGSNFEITTANVAHLRCVAEYLEMTEDYQEENLIFRTETYLNEIVLKNLDKSLEILCKCDGLDPSVEEVGLVDRCVDAIAMNASKEQLVSGLAHLECHVGSGKLHMHSQDWWVEDLSALRIDHYRRVISAMRRTGVRPESIGTSITHYAQTSLKGVERRHVWDSGPFVGDDQRMVVETLIDLLATENITTVTLSFLFGMLRMAIEVDANLDCRIEVEKRIGLQLEMASLDDLLIPSTQTSDSMFDVDTVHRILVNFLQRIDEDDSGELSPCGYDSEGLKSPSHSSVLKVGRLMDGYLAEIAPDPYLKLQKFMALIELLPDYARIVDDGLYRAIDIYLKAHPSLTESECKKLCKLIDCQKLSPDASSHAAQNDRLPIQMVVRVLYFEQLRLKSSFSGGGSGGLSQRFMCSSGVPSSCVSPQRDNYASLRRENRELKLEISRMRVRLTELEREQGLMKQQGMRGGEGRAGEHGRAFLASLSRGFGRISMFGGPEKRRKKSSQGSEGKNRRRHKASEAYWNQH, from the exons TTTCCTTTAGTATCTCGGTGTGGTCGAGTACGAAAAATGGTAGTGGACTCAAAGGATCCAGATCTCTTAAAGCTGGAGCTTGTAAATGTACCAGGGGGAGCTTTTGCATTCGAACTTGCTGCTAAGTTTTGTTATGGTAGCAATTTTGAGATAACCACGGCAAATGTGGCCCATCTCCGATGCGTTGCAGAGTACTTGGAAATGACAGAGGACTATCAAGAGGAGAACCTCATTTTTAGGACAGAGACATACTTAAACGAGATTGTGCTCAAGAACCTTGATAAATCCCTGGAAATTCTTTGTAAATGTGATGGATTGGACCCATCAGTGGAGGAAGTCGGTCTTGTAGACAGGTGTGTTGATGCAATTGCGATGAATGCAAGCAAGGAACAGCTAGTTTCGGGCTTGGCGCACTTGGAATGTCATGTGGGATCTGGAAAGTTGCATATGCACTCCCAGGATTGGTGGGTTGAAGACCTTTCTGCACTGAGAATCGACCACTATCGGCGTGTGATTTCTGCAATGAGGAGAACTGGGGTGAGGCCAGAGAGTATTGGCACTTCTATTACGCACTATGCCCAAACATCTCTAAAAGGTGTTGAAAGACGCCATGTATGGGACTCAGGTCCCTTTGTGGGAGACGATCAGAGAATGGTTGTTGAAACACTCATCGATCTGTTGGCGACTGAAAATATTACGACGGTTACTTTGTCCTTCTTGTTTGGCATGCTAAGGATGGCAATTGAAGTTGATGCAAATCTAGATTGTAGAATCGAAGTCGAGAAAAGGATTGGTCTACAGCTTGAGATGGCATCACTAGATGATCTTCTGATCCCCTCCACTCAAACAAGTGACTCAATGTTTGACGTTGACACTGTCCATCGCATATTGGTAAACTTCTTGCAAAGGATTGATGAAGATGATTCAGGAGAGTTGTCACCTTGTGGATATGATTCTGAAGGACTAAAATCTCCAAGCCACAGTTCGGTCCTGAAGGTTGGAAGGCTGATGGATGGTTATCTAGCAGAGATAGCACCAGATCCATATCTGAAACTGCAGAAGTTCATGGCGCTTATTGAACTATTGCCAGATTATGCACGCATTGTTGACGACGGACTCTACCGTGCCATTGACATATACTTGAAG GCACACCCATCCCTGACAGAATCAGAATGCAAGAAGCTGTGCAAGCTGATCGACTGCCAGAAGCTGTCGCCGGACGCGTCGAGCCACGCGGCGCAGAACGACCGCCTCCCGATCCAGATGGTGGTGCGCGTGCTCTACTTCGAGCAGCTGCGGCTGAAGTCCTCCTTCTcgggcggcggctccggcgggcTGTCACAGCGGTTCATGTGCAGCAGCGGCGTGCCGAGCTCGTGCGTGTCCCCGCAGCGCGACAACTACGCGTCGCTGCGGCGGGAGAACCGGGAGCTGAAGCTGGAGATCTCGCGGATGCGGGTGCGGCTGACGGAGCTGGAGCGGGAGCAGGGGCTCATGAAGCAGCAGGGGATgcgcggcggggaggggcgggCCGGGGAGCACGGGCGGGCGTTCCTGGCGTCTCTGTCGAGGGGGTTCGGGCGGATAAGCATGTTTGGCGGGccggagaagaggaggaagaagagctcGCAGGGGTCGGAGGGGAAGAACCGGAGGCGGCACAAGGCGTCTGAAGCTTATTGGAATCAACACTGA
- the LOC120643441 gene encoding protein Rf1, mitochondrial-like, whose translation MMDVVAAHQINVVSYTTVINGFFRGGQVDRAYNLFCEMDDRGILPTVVTYNTVIDGLCKAQAVDKAEGVLQQMIHKGAKPDIQTYNCLIHGYCSSGQEKEVVRVLKEMSAHGHQSDVVTCNLLLDYLCKSGRCIEARKFFDSMIDKETKPNVSTYNTLLNGYATKGSLSDMHGLLDLIAANDISPNHCTFNIVFWAYANGGMIDEAMHIFVQMRQRGSSPDAVSYGTLIDALCKLGRVDEAMLKFNQMIYEGVTPGIVVFTSLVYGLCTVDKWEKAEELFSELLNQGIHPNATFFTTLMRNLCNGGHVTEAQSLFDLMVHVGVRPNVISYTTLLDGYCLAGRMKEAMKLLDDMVRVGLKPNAFFL comes from the coding sequence ATGATGGACGTGGTAGCTGCCCACCAAATTAATGTTGTGTCATACACCACCGTCATCAATGGCTTCTTTAGAGGCGGCCAAGTGGACAGAGCTTACAACCTATTTTGTGAAATGGATGATCGCGGGATTTTGCCGACAGTTGTGACCTACAACACGGTCATTGATGGCCTGTGCAAAGCACAGGCAGTTGATAAGGCTGAGGGTGTCCTTCAACAGATGATTCATAAAGGTGCCAAGCCAGATATTCAAACATATAATTGTCTGATCCATGGATATTGCTCTTCAGGACAAGAGAAAGAGGTGGTTCGGGTGCTCAAAGAAATGTCCGCACATGGTCATCAGTCAGATGTTGTCACTTGTAATTTGTTGCTTGACTATCTTTGCAAGAGTGGAAGATGCATAGAGGCTAGAAAGTTTTTTGATTCTAtgattgacaaggaaacaaaaCCTAATGTAAGTACATATAATACTCTGCTCAATGGGTATGCTACCAAAGGATCTCTTTCTGATATGCATGGTCTCTTGGATTTGATAGCAGCAAATGATATTTCACCTAACCATTGTACCTTCAACATAGTTTTCTGGGCATATGCCAATGGTGGTATGATAGATGAGGCAATGCATATATTTGTCCAAATGAGGCAACGAGGGTCGAGTCCTGATGCAGTCAGCTATGGAACATTAATAGATGCACTTTGCAAGTTGGGAAGAGTGGATGAGGCGATGCTTAAATTCAATCAGATGATCTATGAAGGGGTGACTCCTGGTATTGTTGTTTTTACCTCACTAGTTTATGGGTTGTGCACTGTTGATAAATGGGAGAAGGCCGAGGAATTATTTTCTGAACTGTTGaatcaagggatccatcccaACGCCACATTTTTCACCACATTAATGCGTAACCTTTGCAACGGAGGACATGTCACAGAAGCTCAGAGTCTCTTTGACTTGATGGTACATGTAGGTGTGAGGCCTAACGTTATCTCATATACTACGTTACTAGATGGCTATTGCTTAGCTGGTAGGATGAAGGAAGCAATGAAGTTACTTGATGATATGGTCCGAGTTGGCTTGAAACCAAATGCCTTTTTTTTATAA